GGTGACGGTGGTCCGGGCGCGGGCCGGGCTGGTGACCTTCGGGGCGGCCGGGCGGGTCGGCTGGGCGCCGCCGGCGGAGTTGGTGAAGCGGGTCAGGCCCTGCTGGGGCTTGCCGTTCACCTTGGTGAAGTCGCCGCCGACCCACAGGTCGTTGCCGCCGGAGGTGAAGGCGAGCGGGCCGACCTCCGTCGTGCCGCCGACGTCGGTGCTGGGGAACCAGGGCCCGAACTTGCCGGTCGTCGTGCTCTGGACCAGCAGGTGCCGGATGCCGGCGTTGTCGCCGAAGCTGCCGTCCTGGCTGCAGTCGTGCGCGTGCGACCCCTTGAAGACCCAGCCGCCCATCGCCTTGACCGCCTCGGTCGCGCCCAGGCACTTGCTCTGCCAGACCAGCTTGCCGGTCGTGGCGTCGGCGGCCAGTACGCCGTCGTAGCAGCCGATGCCGCTGCCGGCGTTCGCGACGTACACCCGGTTGCCGAGGGTGTCGATGTCCTTGACCCGGCTGACGCAGTCGTCGGTCGGCGGCGGGATCGCGGCCGCGGCCGGCATCGCGGAGGCGCGGCCGTTGGTGAGGTTCAGCATCGCGAGCGCGTAGTGGGCGCCGCCGCCGACCTTGGTGAAGCCGCCGCCGACGAAGATCCGTTTCCCGTCGTCGGTGAGGTCGATCGCGTGCACGTCGTCGTCGGCGTCGGGGTTCCACGGCAGCAGGGCGCCGTTGAGGGTGACCGCGGCGAGCCGGTTGCGCGTCGTACCGGCGACGCGGCCGAAGGAGCCGCCCAGGTAGACGGTGTTGCCGGAGATCGCGAGCGCCGAGACCCGGTAGCTGACCGAGGGGTTCCAGCTGGTCAGCTGGTTGTTGGTCGCGTTGAACATCGCGACGCGGTTGCGCGGTACGCCGTTCACGCTGGTGAAGTCGCCGCCGATCACCACCCACTTGCCGTCGGCGCTGGTCGCGATCGACCAGACCGCGCCGTTCAGCCGCGGGGCCCAACCGCTCGGCGCGCCGGTCGTCCGGTTGAACGAGGCGACGTACGGACGGATCGCCTCACCCTCGCCGGCCGGCTTGCCGCCCGGGCGGATCCGGGTGAACAGGCCCCCGGCGTACACGACGTTGCCCGCGGTCGCGAGCGCGTTGACGCTGTCGTCGGTCTGCCACGCCGGCCGCTCGACGGACGACACCGCCGCGCCGAAGCCCGGCGACGCGGCCTCGACCGGCGGCCCGGACGGGATCAGTGCGGCGGCGATGACAGCGGCAACCGTCACGGTTGCCAGAACAAGCTTCTTCATGAACGTCCTCAGCCCGGCGGTTCACTGTGTGCGATGCCACGCTAACTGTCCGTTCAGGAAGCTGGTACGGCGGGGCCGCCCAACGCCTTGACCTGGAGCGCGCTCCAGGTTGTTGGCTGGGTGGATGGACAGGAACTTTCTCGGCCGGACCGGCCTGCAGGTCAGCGAGCTGTGCCTCGGCACGATGACGTTCGGGCCCGGGACCGACGAACCGACCGCGCACCGGATGCTGGACGCGTTCGTCGAGGCGGGCGGGACGTTCGTCGACACCGCCGACACCTACTCCGGCGGACGGTCGGAGGAGATCATCGGGAGCTGACTGAAGACGAAGGACCGCGACGAGCTGGTGATCGCGACCAAGGTGTACGGCGAAGCCGGGCCCGGGTTGCCGGTGCGCGGCGCCGGGCGCAAGCACGTGATGGCCGGCGTGGAAGCGAGCCTGCGGCGGCTCGGCACGGACTTCATCGACCTTTACCAGATCCACGTGTGGGACGACGCGACGCCGCTGGAGGAGACGCTGACCACGCTCGACGCGCTGGTGAGCAGCGGGAAGGTCCGGTTCGTCGGCGCTAGCAACCTGACCGGCTGGCAGTTCCAGAAGGCGATCGACCTGGCGCGGCATCGCGGGCTGGAGCCGTACGTGAGTCTGCAGCCGCTCTACAACCTGCTCGACCGCGACGCCGAGCTGGACCTGATCCCGGTCGCCCGGAACGAGGGCGCCGGGGTGATCGCGTGGAGTCCGCTGGCCGGTGGCTGGCTGTCGGGGAAGTACGCGAAGTCGGCCGGTGGACCGCCGGCCGGTTCGCGGTCGAGCGCCGAGGACTGGGCGGCGCAC
The Kribbella italica DNA segment above includes these coding regions:
- a CDS encoding delta-60 repeat domain-containing protein, with the translated sequence MKKLVLATVTVAAVIAAALIPSGPPVEAASPGFGAAVSSVERPAWQTDDSVNALATAGNVVYAGGLFTRIRPGGKPAGEGEAIRPYVASFNRTTGAPSGWAPRLNGAVWSIATSADGKWVVIGGDFTSVNGVPRNRVAMFNATNNQLTSWNPSVSYRVSALAISGNTVYLGGSFGRVAGTTRNRLAAVTLNGALLPWNPDADDDVHAIDLTDDGKRIFVGGGFTKVGGGAHYALAMLNLTNGRASAMPAAAAIPPPTDDCVSRVKDIDTLGNRVYVANAGSGIGCYDGVLAADATTGKLVWQSKCLGATEAVKAMGGWVFKGSHAHDCSQDGSFGDNAGIRHLLVQSTTTGKFGPWFPSTDVGGTTEVGPLAFTSGGNDLWVGGDFTKVNGKPQQGLTRFTNSAGGAQPTRPAAPKVTSPARARTTVTFPAVVDSDNITLTYTLYRGSTKLGTWTRNSYPWVRPTVTTFTDTGVKSGQNPSYHVEVTDGRSRTKSAAAVVRVK